CCAACCATTGAAGATTGTGCTTGCGGATGTGCTGCAAAGCTTGAAGAAATGTTTTCTCATCCCAAGCGAACACATGCTTGTCAGGTGAGATGGGCATCGGTACACAGGCCGTAATCGTTGCTCCACGACCTGTGAGCAAAGCAGAATACTCAAAAGGAAACGCCTCTTGTGCTTCGGCCAGGAGGCGTTTCGCTACTTTTTTCGTCAGGAATATTTTGTTATTCTTAATCGCAAAGGGTTCACCCAACCAAGCGGGATTTTTCATTCGGCTTCCGTCCTTCTTCTCATTCGGCCATGTTTGGAGGTTAGCAATCGATGACTA
The window above is part of the Brevibacillus antibioticus genome. Proteins encoded here:
- a CDS encoding M67 family metallopeptidase, translating into MKNPAWLGEPFAIKNNKIFLTKKVAKRLLAEAQEAFPFEYSALLTGRGATITACVPMPISPDKHVFAWDEKTFLQALQHIRKHNLQWLGVLHTHPHTPPIPSARDIAGWHYPTLSYWIVGLASEQPEWRVYQWALDGNCGSFEARDYTLTDAACDDEETTPSSAPKNS